A single genomic interval of Corvus cornix cornix isolate S_Up_H32 chromosome 1, ASM73873v5, whole genome shotgun sequence harbors:
- the RPS3 gene encoding 40S ribosomal protein S3: protein MAVQISKKRKFVADGIFKAELNEFLTRELAEDGYSGVEVRVTPTRTEIIILATRTQNVLGEKGRRIRELTAVVQKRFGFPEGSVELYAEKVATRGLCAIAQAESLRYKLLGGLAVRRACYGVLRFIMESGAKGCEVVVSGKLRGQRAKSMKFVDGLMIHSGDPVNYYVDTAVRHVLLRQGVLGIKVKIMLPWDPSGKIGPKKPLPDHVSIVEPKEEILPTTPISEQKGGKPEQPAMPQPVPTA from the exons ATGGCGGTGCAGATCTCCAAGAAGCGCAAG TTTGTCGCTGATGGCATTTTCAAAGCTGAGCTGAACGAGTTCCTGACTCGGGAACTGGCTGAGGATGGATACTCCGGAGTGGAAGTTCGGGTCACTCCAACCAGGACTGAGATTATCATCCTTGCCACCAG AACTCAGAATGTCCTGGGAGAGAAGGGGCGCCGGATCCGGGAGCTGACGGCTGTGGTGCAGAAGAGGTTCGGGTTCCCCGAGGGAAGCGTGGAG CTCTACGCCGAGAAGGTGGCCACGAGGGGTCTGTGTGCCATCGCCCAGGCCGAGTCCCTGCGCTACAAGCTCCTGGGAGGGCTGGCTGTGCGCAG agcctgctACGGTGTCCTCCGCTTCATCATGGAGAGCGGGGCCAAGGGCTGTGAGGTCGTCGTGTCCGGCAAACTCCGAGGTCAGCGGGCCAAATCCATGAAGTTTGTGGATGGCTTGATGATCCACAGTGGGGACCCAGTGAACTACTACGTGGACACAGCCGTGCGTCACGTCCTACTCCGGCAGG GAGTACTGGGAATCAAAGTAAAGATTATGTTGCCTTGGGACCCCAGTGGAAAGATTGGCCCCAAAAAGCCTCTGCCAGACCACGTCAGCATCGTGGAACCCAAAGAAGAGATTTTGCCCACCACCCCCATTTCAGAGCAGAAGGGTGGCAAACCAGAGCAGCCAGCCATGCCTCAGCCAGTGCCCACTGCCTGA
- the SERPINH1 gene encoding serpin H1, which produces MWITVGLALLGLAAAVPSEDRKLSDKATTLAERSTTLAFNLYHAMAKDKDMENILLSPVVVASSLGLVSLGGKATTASQAKAVLSADKLNDDYVHSGLSELLSEVSNSTARNVTWKIGNRLYGPASITFAEDFVKNSKKHYNYEHSKINFRDKRSALKSINEWAAQTTDGKLPEVTKDVEKTDGALIVNAMFFKPHWDEKFHHKMVDNRGFMVTRSYTVGVPMMHRTGLYNYYDDETEKLQVVEMPLAHKLSSMIFIMPNHVEPLERVEKLLNKEQLKTWAGKMKKRSVAISLPKVVLEVSHDLQKHLGGLGLTEAIDKTKADLSKISGKKDLYLSNVFHAAALEWDTEGNPYDADIYGREEMRNPKLFYADHPFIFMIKDTKTNSILFIGRLVRPKGDKMRDEL; this is translated from the exons ATGTGGATTACTGTGGGGCTGGCCCTCCTGGGCCTCGCTGCGGCCGTGCCCTCAGAGGACAGGAAGCTGAGCGACAAGGCCACCACGCTGGCCGAGCGCAGCACCACGCTGGCCTTCAACCTCTACCACGCCATGGCCAAAGACAAGGACATGGAGAACATCCTGCTGTCCCCCGTGGTCGTGGCCTCGTCCCTTGGGCTCGTGTCCCTGGGGGGCAAGGCCACGACGGCCTCGCAGGCCAAGGCGGTGCTGAGTGCGGACAAGCTGAACGATGACTACGTGCACAGCGGGCTGTCCGAGCTCCTCAGCGAGGTCAGCAACAGCACCGCCCGCAACGTCACCTGGAAGATCGGCAACCGCCTCTACGGCCCCGCCTCCATCACCTTCGCCGAGGACTTCGTGAAGAACAGCAAGAAGCACTACAACTACGAGCACTCCAAGATCAACTTCCGAGACAAGAGGAGCGCCCTCAAGTCCATCAATGAGTGGGCAGCCCAGACCACGGATGGGAAACTCCCAGAGGTCACCAAAGATGTGGAGAAAACTGACGGGGCCCTCATTGTCAACGCCATGTTCTTCAAGC CTCACTGGGATGAGAAGTTCCATCATAAGATGGTGGACAACCGTGGCTTCATGGTGACCCGTTCCTACACCGTGGGAGTGCCCATGATGCACCGCACAG GTCTCTACAATTACTATGATGACGAGACAGAGAAGCTCCAGGTGGTAGAGATGCCACTGGCTCACAAGCTCTCCAGCATGATCTTCATCATGCCAAACCATGTGGAGCCTCTGGAGAGGGTGGAGAAACTGCTGAACAAGGAGCAGCTCAAGACCTGGGCTGGAAAGATGAAGAAGAGATCAGTGGCCATCTCGCTGCCGAAAGTCGTCCTGGAAGTCAGCCACGACCTTCAG AAACACTTGGGTGGTCTGGGCCTGACAGAAGCCATTGACAAGACCAAGGCTGACTTGTCCAAGATCTCCGGCAAGAAAGACCTTTACCTGTCCAACGTGTTCCATGCCGCGGCTCTGGAATGGGACACGGAAGGGAACCCCTACGACGCCGATATCTACGGCCGAGAGGAGATGAGGAACCCCAAGCTCTTCTATGCTGACCACCCCTTCATCTTCATGATCAAGGACACTAAAACCAACTCCATCCTCTTCATTGGCAGGCTCGTGAGGCCCAAAGGCGACAAGATGCGCGATGAGTTGTag